Sequence from the Hylaeus volcanicus isolate JK05 chromosome 1, UHH_iyHylVolc1.0_haploid, whole genome shotgun sequence genome:
TACCTCAACATATTCGCTACGAAACCGTTAGACGAGACCAGAATGGTCGCGCCGCCCGAGCAGGATCTGATCATCGCGAACGAAAGCCGTCTGCTGATCAATCTCGAGGGTTGCGTGAACACCCTCCGCGATGAGTGCCGGGACTTTCTTCACGAATACGGCAAAGACGGCTCCGACCATAACGCACGCGCCAGATTTCCCTGTTACTATGCCGAGGGTAACACCGGCGTGGTCGTGTCCCGTTTCAACTTGGAGAACACGTACAAGGAGTTCCTGGTCGCGTTGCTGTTGCCGAGTATCCTCTTCGTCGTCAGTTGCCTGACGTTGATCTTTTGTCAAAGGACCGTTGTGGTCGGGGACGACGCGAAAATGAGATTCAAGGGCACGGCCGGTTCGGCGATAGAGAAGAGCGCTTCGGGTAACCTAGGGGATGCTGGCGGAGGAAACTCTGCTATGGCGCTCTGAGATCCGTCACGTAAGAATCGTTCAGCAGCACCGGGACGGCAATCACACCGATTTCGCTTCgtggatatattttttcacgaattacgACCGAACCCACCCGACGTATTTAACCACCTTCTGCGACGAATATGtataatcaaatttgaaatactcTTATACACCACGCATCCGAATTAATCTTAGTCCTCGCTAAACCGTACTGCGATGGATTTAGCATCGAGCACCGCCATTCccttttacattattatagCGTATCATTAGATTAACGAATCTAGCACAAGGGTGACCTGAACTTTCACTTTTAGTCGGGTATTCTCTAGATAGCGATCCAGTTGATACACGGACAACTTGTATAGATAACTCGATAAAGTATGCATAGTAACAGAGCTTTACATTTCTCGCGtgacattttctttctctttctgttTACAGGCATTCCCCTCCTGGAGGAGAGTCCGGCTCGTCAGTCGATATTCTCCCTGCGCGGGCATTATTAAGGTGTGGGGAGGGGGGGAACGCGTGGTTAAAATTCTCatattgcaaaaaataaataaatcaataaataaataaataaataagtaaataataaacaaaagaaaacaaatacgAATATTTCTGCAAAGCCATcaagaaaaagcaaaaaagGAGAGAGCGAGCGGTCAGGAACAAAAAAAGTACAGGAGCAAAGATTTTTTCCTACTCGCACTGCCTGCACAAAATACTTTTGAGAGCGCACGTGCTTTTTTTGCCCGTGTCGCGCACGCGGACGGATCGCTTCGAAGAGTTTGCGTACAAAACGGATGCGCGACGCAGCAGCTCTCGGCTATATTACTCTCCTGCTGACAGGGAGATCCTGAATTTTGGGCTCAACGATTACTTTCGGATACGACGATACATATAAACgaggaaataaagaaaaagaaaaggaacaaGACAATTCGGCGTCTTTTACACGTGACATTCGTCGATAGCTTTTAAGTGTCCCCCTTCTGATTGATTCGCCGTGACCGTAGATAAGGAACGTTACTACACGATAGTTCCGCGTATCGAGActatgcaaatattataactacACGTACATACACACGCCAGATACACATTGAGAATCGAAGGACGTGCCTTGCTGGTATATGATCGATCGGGAACGATCTCTGCACCAACAGCGAACTGGCCTATATTGGTCACCGACGATTTCTCGCTTTGCTTCGTAACTCTTCTGAAAGTATTTCAACCATAAGCTTACTGTACGATTAAACCGAAGAAGAACAGACGTTTTCAACATCGGAGCACAGCGTCGGCCTACGGTGACGGGAGAATAAACCTCTTTTAAATTGTTGCACTTCGAAGGTATCAGGGATTTTATATGCGATAAGATTGGATATTTCGTTGAGAAATCAGTGGACAAATTTCACCCCGTATCGAAGACGAAGGGAGGCAGACAAGTCTCTGTGATTAGCAGAGAAATTTTTAGAGATCGAAAGTAGGGTCCTAGCGACCCACAAAAGCAGCAACCATTGAGTCCGACGAGTCAACGGTGATCATGGGTGCCCAGGAGGAGGACGCCAAGTCCAGCACCATAGGCGGTGTGTTACCAGTGGTAGAAGTCCAATCCTTGATGGAGAAGGCTAAATTCTACACGTCCCTCTGCCTGGGCACCACAGCCATTCTCGCCGTTTTCGCATTCCTCTTTCTAATCCCTTTCGTCGTCGAGCCAGCGATTTCGACGATTTTGTCGGATTTCTCTCCTCACGCCGTGGCCTGCGTTGTCACCGATCACGTTTACGCCGAGGGACTGAAAAACTGCTCTTGGGCAAGCTGTAGAGAAGGTAATGTCACCGAATTTGTTACTACAATTTGTCTGTTCTTTACAGATTGTTCTGTTAGATTCATCCacgtgttaattttttatcggGATTTTCTTTGGTCTCCGAGTTTATTCATCTAAGAATCGATCAGCTCCatcagtcacataaaaattgtaaccaTACTGACGATCATTTTTTGGCTATAccttcttattaattttatatatcgttggatgaaagctacatctgtatttatgcattctgctacaatatttatttcaatttgtattataaagggaattttaataagCAATGTACATTaattcatcgcatttctcaaacTGTTGTTCTATGGAGTTagtcgatttgtgcaatgaacggctaatatatgatatattataataattcatttctaattCTAGAAACgaagatttaaattatttaaattaagtttCGTAGCTCACAGTTTAGACTCAGTCtctaatacaattattagtagaaattattattagaaacctttataaatatttgtttctaaaaccaaataatacaacaaaaaGTTCATTTATTCGTGATACGTTCAAACCATGCATATTGGattattcttcttttgaaTTGATTTGTTCTGGTGACAAACAACATTTGCTTTTTGTTTTAGTCGACTTAGagttattttaacaaatgttGAGAGATAGTTTGGGATTGCAGGTTGCACCAGTGCTGCGCTCCGTTGCCACCAGATCAGAGTCAACTACACGAGGCTGACGTTCGAGGAATTTATGGCGAAACCGCTCGGTTCTATTCCATGGGATGTCTCGGACACGAAATTCTTCGTGAACACGGAAGGATGCGGTTACCCACCCAGGGTGAACTGTTCCAGCTTCGCCAAGAAATACGGACACTCGAACATAGGGAAAATATTCCCCTGCTATTACAGCAGAACACACCCCGAGACTGTCGTCGCGaggtataattatatttttctccgttATTCGTAGAAAGCAACGCGGAAACACGAAACGTCTCATATCTGACGCATATTGCGAATCGTGGAGAACGAATCGTTACAGGTCCCTGGAGATTCAGATCTTTATATGTTTCTATCTCTTTTTATCAAACTTTATCGAAGACCATACTTTTGAAACTTTTGCGGCGGCGTCGTCGCGACTCGTGACATACTTTGTTTGCTAGCTGTTTTCGCTGTTTCCCGTTGCAAGGTATAATTACAACTTCATATATTGATCTGCACACGGACACTGAAacgtataaatacataaagagTTTCACACGCAAGTCTCTATAGCGCTTGTCTAGCGTTTGGTATAAGCTAGTACTTGAAGGCTAAACACGCAAGAAATGCAATAATTAAGAATGGTTCAATCAAAATTCTGCATAGttctgttctttttctttttgttcaactctaaatttgttttttctaaattcCGGTTTTTGAAGCTCTGGAGTCCGGTTGATTGTATGAAACGTCTATACGAAACAGCTGTTCGTTAGAGGACTCTGAAGTGATTATTAGTGGGGAGACCTTG
This genomic interval carries:
- the LOC128877986 gene encoding protein tipE isoform X2 yields the protein MGAQEEDAKSSTIGGVLPVVEVQSLMEKAKFYTSLCLGTTAILAVFAFLFLIPFVVEPAISTILSDFSPHAVACVVTDHVYAEGLKNCSWASCREGCTSAALRCHQIRVNYTRLTFEEFMAKPLGSIPWDVSDTKFFVNTEGCGYPPRVNCSSFAKKYGHSNIGKIFPCYYSRTHPETVVARYSWDENLRHLVLALVVPIVLFAVSLCVLCYWYCPPMGKSCGGPGRNLIDKYARKEE
- the LOC128877986 gene encoding protein tipE isoform X1; its protein translation is MGAQEEDAKSSTIGGVLPVVEVQSLMEKAKFYTSLCLGTTAILAVFAFLFLIPFVVEPAISTILSDFSPHAVACVVTDHVYAEGLKNCSWASCREGCTSAALRCHQIRVNYTRLTFEEFMAKPLGSIPWDVSDTKFFVNTEGCGYPPRVNCSSFAKKYGHSNIGKIFPCYYSRTHPETVVARYSWDENLRHLVLALVVPIVLFAVSLCVLCYWYCPPMGKSCGGPGRNLIDKYARKEDILGEDEFEEDEEEY